A window of Esox lucius isolate fEsoLuc1 chromosome 18, fEsoLuc1.pri, whole genome shotgun sequence contains these coding sequences:
- the pla2g7 gene encoding platelet-activating factor acetylhydrolase isoform X2, translating into MFRFHDGSYFRADEDAERPEWIPRKEYLYGLADFMKFNRNLSEKIFNYLFGSFKIPAAMNAPYKQNGKCPVIIFSHGLGAFRTLYSAIGVELASQGFIVAAVEHRDESASATFFYEKTEEMGEKKKASTSTPKPNPTAPDHLAEKWMYYRALKPGEAEFPLRNSQVKKRADECIAALERLIEINSGKKMENVLQTKFDWTTLENSMDLCRIAVMGHSFGGATVIEALCKEVKFKCGIALDAWMFPLDDEIYVRVKQPVFFINSEKFQWAGNIMRMRKLESSSTSMHRKMITIMGTVHQSFPDFTFLTGSWIGKILKLKGEIDPQVGIDLCNKASLAFLQRHLGIEKDFNQWDHLIEGKDVNLIPGTNVKEIS; encoded by the exons ATGTTCAGATTTCATGATGGATCATACTTTAGGg CAGACGAGGATGCTGAAAGACCAGAATGGATCCCACGCAAAGAGTATCTCTATGGGCTTGCAGACTTCATGAAATTCAACAGAAACCTGAGTGAAAAGATTTTTAATTACCTGTTTG GTTCTTTTAAGATACCTGCTGCCATGAATGCCCCTTATAAACAGAATGGGAAGTGTCCAGTAATTATCTTCTCTCACGGACTTGGAGCTTTCAG AACTCTATATTCAGCCATTGGTGTAGAACTGGCCTCACAGGGCTTCATAGTTGCAGCAGTGGAACACAG GGATGAATCGGCTTCTGCAACATTCTTCTATGAAAAGACTGAAGAGATGGGCGAGAAAAAGAAAGCATCTACATCGACACCTAAACCCAATCCTACAGCTCCAGACCACTTGGCAGAAAAATGGATGTACTATAGAGCTCTAAAACCAGGCGAGGCTGAATTCCCTCTTAGGAATTCACAG GTGAAAAAGCGGGCGGATGAATGCATAGCGGCATTGGAAAGACTCATTGAAATTAACTCAGGAAAAAAAATGGAGAATGTGCTTCAGACAAAGTTTGACTGGACTACTTTGGAG AACTCTATGGACTTGTGCCGGATAGCAGTGATGGGCCATTCTTTTGGTGGAGCAACTGTGATCGAAGCACTCTGCAAAGAGGTGAAATTCAA GTGTGGCATTGCCCTGGACGCATGGATGTTCCCACTGGATGATGAGATCTATGTCCGGGTAAAGCAGCCCGTCTTCTTCATTAACTCTGAGAAGTTCCAGTGGGCTGGGAACATCATGCGCATGAGGAAACTGGAATCCTCTTCCACCTCAATGCATAGGAAAATGATCACCATCAT GGGAACTGTTCACCAGAGCTTCCCTGATTTCACCTTCCTGACTGGCAGCTGGATTGGGAAAATCCTGAAACTGAAAGGGGAGATTGATCCTCAGGTTGGCATTGATCTCTGCAATAAAGCATCGCTTGCATTCTTGCAGCGGCATCTTG GCATTGAAAAAGACTTCAATCAATGGGACCATCTAATAGAGGGCAAGGATGTCAACCTCATTCCAGGCACTAATGTTAAAGAAATATCTTAG
- the pla2g7 gene encoding platelet-activating factor acetylhydrolase isoform X1 yields MGNSNCRNLGIPLPKGPNAVGCSDFMMDHTLGGTFFRLYYPCVADEDAERPEWIPRKEYLYGLADFMKFNRNLSEKIFNYLFGSFKIPAAMNAPYKQNGKCPVIIFSHGLGAFRTLYSAIGVELASQGFIVAAVEHRDESASATFFYEKTEEMGEKKKASTSTPKPNPTAPDHLAEKWMYYRALKPGEAEFPLRNSQVKKRADECIAALERLIEINSGKKMENVLQTKFDWTTLENSMDLCRIAVMGHSFGGATVIEALCKEVKFKCGIALDAWMFPLDDEIYVRVKQPVFFINSEKFQWAGNIMRMRKLESSSTSMHRKMITIMGTVHQSFPDFTFLTGSWIGKILKLKGEIDPQVGIDLCNKASLAFLQRHLGIEKDFNQWDHLIEGKDVNLIPGTNVKEIS; encoded by the exons ATGGGAAACTCAAACTGTAGGAATCTGGGGATCCCCCTGCCAAAAGGGCCCAACGCAGTGGGATGTTCAGATTTCATGATGGATCATACTTTAGGg GGCACCTTCTTTCGGTTGTATTATCCATGTGTAGCAGACGAGGATGCTGAAAGACCAGAATGGATCCCACGCAAAGAGTATCTCTATGGGCTTGCAGACTTCATGAAATTCAACAGAAACCTGAGTGAAAAGATTTTTAATTACCTGTTTG GTTCTTTTAAGATACCTGCTGCCATGAATGCCCCTTATAAACAGAATGGGAAGTGTCCAGTAATTATCTTCTCTCACGGACTTGGAGCTTTCAG AACTCTATATTCAGCCATTGGTGTAGAACTGGCCTCACAGGGCTTCATAGTTGCAGCAGTGGAACACAG GGATGAATCGGCTTCTGCAACATTCTTCTATGAAAAGACTGAAGAGATGGGCGAGAAAAAGAAAGCATCTACATCGACACCTAAACCCAATCCTACAGCTCCAGACCACTTGGCAGAAAAATGGATGTACTATAGAGCTCTAAAACCAGGCGAGGCTGAATTCCCTCTTAGGAATTCACAG GTGAAAAAGCGGGCGGATGAATGCATAGCGGCATTGGAAAGACTCATTGAAATTAACTCAGGAAAAAAAATGGAGAATGTGCTTCAGACAAAGTTTGACTGGACTACTTTGGAG AACTCTATGGACTTGTGCCGGATAGCAGTGATGGGCCATTCTTTTGGTGGAGCAACTGTGATCGAAGCACTCTGCAAAGAGGTGAAATTCAA GTGTGGCATTGCCCTGGACGCATGGATGTTCCCACTGGATGATGAGATCTATGTCCGGGTAAAGCAGCCCGTCTTCTTCATTAACTCTGAGAAGTTCCAGTGGGCTGGGAACATCATGCGCATGAGGAAACTGGAATCCTCTTCCACCTCAATGCATAGGAAAATGATCACCATCAT GGGAACTGTTCACCAGAGCTTCCCTGATTTCACCTTCCTGACTGGCAGCTGGATTGGGAAAATCCTGAAACTGAAAGGGGAGATTGATCCTCAGGTTGGCATTGATCTCTGCAATAAAGCATCGCTTGCATTCTTGCAGCGGCATCTTG GCATTGAAAAAGACTTCAATCAATGGGACCATCTAATAGAGGGCAAGGATGTCAACCTCATTCCAGGCACTAATGTTAAAGAAATATCTTAG